Genomic window (Octopus bimaculoides isolate UCB-OBI-ISO-001 chromosome 28, ASM119413v2, whole genome shotgun sequence):
TGGGTGCTGCTGGATGACAGGCTCTGGTGCTCATGTTATTCCATGCTTTCAAATCCACGGTGCTGACCTTAGCTTGCTTGAGGTCAAGGTGCTGTGAATCCATCTCTTCCTCAGTTTGTTTTCCTTGATGTCTTCTTTGGTATGCTGCACTGGATTCTccagtgtgttgttgttgttggcactccgtcgcttacgacgtcaagggttccagttgatccgatcaacggaacagctctgctcgtgaaattaacgtgcaagtggctgagcactccacagacacgtgtacccttaacgtagttctcggggagattcagtgtgacacagtgtgacaaggctgacccctttgaattacaggcacaacagaaacaggaagatagagtgaaagaaagttgtggtggaagagtacagcagggttcgccaccatcccctgccggagcctcgtggggctttaagtgttttcgctcaataaacactcacaacgcccggtctgggaatcgaaaccgcgagtctgctgcctaaccactgggccattgcgcctcctctccAGTGTGTAGATCACTGCTGTCAGAAAGGTTGGTGTGGTAGTCTTTCAGTGCTCATCCTGCAGATGTTACCAAACCACTGTAGCCTGTGCTGCCAGATTTGGTCTTCAATGGTCATCTGCTGCTATTGGCATGATGgaatacacacaagcataatgaataaattacttttattagaaatattacagAGATAAGTTATTACACCAATGCAGATACAGTACTTTAATTTGAATTAGTTTTTGActcaacaacatatatacaaaggtagATCAAAAAgtaatgcatataaacattacattattTTCTGACTCATGGCCCGATAATGTTCAGAGGTAGGTACCACacatattttccttctttgtgGAATACATTGATGATTGTATAACTTTTCAgagaaagaactttgacaaattGTATCATGGCTTTACAAGATAGTATACCTTGTGTAAGTAGTGTAAATGGTGCTTACAAGACTGGCAACAGGGAAGGGATCCAGCTTTAAGATATTATTTCAAAAAAGGGATCAAAATGAGATTACTGAATAGGTAAGATTCAGAGTAAAcattgttttagtgtgtgtgtgtgtgtgttggggggaaTGGTCTTAGAAAGTTTGTTGTGTTAAGTAATGAATTTGAACACTGTCAGTCATAGTCCTAAATGAATAGCTACATGTGAAGCTAACTGGCTTTTATAAGAGAATGATCTACTGCAAATATCACAGCTATAAGGTTTTTCTCctgaatgaatatgtttgtgagtgcgtaAGGTATTgatctgagagaatgatttactacagatatcacagttgtatggtttttctcctgtgtgaatgcgtttgtgagcgcctaaagtatttttttgagagaatgatttaccacaggtatcacagtgataaggtttttctcctgaatgaatatgtttgtgagtctgtaaAGTATTaatctgagagaatgatttaccacaaacatcacagttaaatggtttttctcctgtgtgaatgcgtttgtgtttagttaaatcacTAGTTTCAGAAAATGCtttattacagatatcacacCGATATGGTTTGTCCTCtaaatgaatacgtttgtgtttagctATGTGACTagcttcagagaatgatttaccgcagatacCACAGTCATATGGCTTCTCCCCAGTATGAAcgcgtttgtgtatagttaaatgacaacttacagagaatgatttaccacaaacgtcacagtgatatggtctgtcacctgaatgaatacgtttgtgtctggtTAAAtcactactttgagagaatgatttatcacagatatcacagtgatatggcttctctcctgtatgaatacgtatgtgtttagttaaatctccatttttagagaatgatttatcacaaacatcgcaatgatatggcttctctccagtatgaatgagtttgtgtgtatttaagtgactagaatcagagaatgatttaccacaaatatcacagggatgtggtttctctcctgtatgtatacgtttgtgtacagTTAAATTACCActtagagagaaagatttaccacagatatcacagtgatatggcctctcccctgtgtgaatgcgtttgtgtatagCCAAGTGACTATTTATAgggaaagatttaccacaaatatcacaacgatatggtttctcacctctACTAACACATTTGTGTTTAATGAGGTTACCTTTCAGGCAAAATGATTTTTggcagatatcacaatggtaggATTTTTCGGTCACTTTCTGCATCtcttcaacaaaataataaatcaatccTTTAAGTCTTTAACAGTATCCGTCGTTTCAATAGTTTTCTCTTCTCAGaacaatgtttattttcttatttcactttttatcgttgatttctttaaaattttttacaGCTGTTTTCCCATCAACTCTGTTTTCACCAATATCTGAAGAtgccacaaacatatttgaaactTCATCCATCTTGTACATATTACAGACTGTACAGGAGAGAAATGTTGCCATTAATCTccattcagaagaaatatttcactgtaGTTTACCATTGAGTTATATATTTGTTGCATGTAACGTTTTTCTTTAGTCTTTAAGAGAtaattaatgttgatgatgaatctGACGTAAGCAATTCTTTCATGTCACAGTtgtctgatattctgaaataagatAGAAACAACAGTATAAGATATAGAGGATATCTTAATAGCAGAGATACAATAGTGGAAGTGTTACTACATTTCTACAGAGATAAATTGTAGAAGTAAACATTTGCCTGAACAACTGAACTTTACTTTCcaatttgttactaaaattacaaCACACAAGACTGTGCAAAGCCTGcgtcattcacacacatatgaaaaacTGTGAAAACACAAGTAATTTCTACTACATTTGTGCTGTATACCTCACTAGTAATACTGCTATCTATAGTAGTTGCTTAATCATTATACTAGAAGtagatttgatgatgatgatgtactaaGCTCAATTGTAGGAATTGTACATCTATTTTCACACTCAAGatgaattatatgtacatatatttgtatgtgtgtatacgcatatgttcATACATCTATATGAAAATACTGTTGATCTATTAAagtaatttacattaaattttaatatctAATTATCCATATGGCAGACATTAATATACTGACTGCGTGTTCGTGTCTGGGACAGCAGTACGATTCTTTCCCATCAAAACagttattgaaacaagtaaaattttcaGTATACTTCCTTATAGTAATGTATATACAGGAACTAACTATATGACAACGTAAACAAACTACACATGTAGGGGTccatggttggcactccgtcgcttatgacgactagggttccagttgatctgatcaacagaacagcctgcttgtgaaattagcgtgcaagtggctgagcactccacagacatatgtacccttaacgtagttctcggggagattcagcgtgacacagaatgtgacaaggctgaccctttgaattacaggttcaacagaaacaggaagtaagagtgagagaaagttgtggtggaagagtacagcagggttcgccaccatcccctgccggagcctcgtggagctttaggtgttttcgctcaataaacactcacaacgcccggtctgggaatcgaaaccgcgatcctatgaccgcgagtccgctgccctaaccatgtAGTAGTGTATATAAGCACTCAAACCGCAAAGCCCTGTAGATAACATGAAAAGCATAGTAGTGTATACGAGGGGGTACctaaaagaaaccggaatttttcaatattattttattcacttagttttacatgttcaCACTTTTATTGCTATCgtagtattctccatttgaagcaatgcatcagtggAGGTGTGTTTTCCACAgtttgaagcagtgctggaactcttgcaaagtgataccTTTTTTCTTCACCTTCAAAAAAAGGgaccagatcaacttccaactgttgttccagttcactgcATACATTCAGTCATGACCCCTTTTGATCTTCCGTAaccaagcgaggcacaaatttggctgcaactcttttcatttgcaattccttgtCCAAAATTTGTTGGCAGCAGCTCCAGGACGCATTAGTCATCTCGACTGTtcagtgatggtcctccaagatcagtacATGAGTTtccttatttcgttattgcccacaagggggtacacacagaagggacaaacaaggacagacaaaggtataaagttgattacatcgaccccagtgcgtaactggtacttaatttatcgaccccgaaaggatgaaaggcaagtcgacctcggcggactttgaaatcagaacgtggctgcagacgaaataccgctaagcatttcgcccggcatgctaacgtttcttatttctttattgcccacaaggggctacacacagaagggacaaacaaaggtattaagttgattacatcgaccccagtgcgtaactggtacttaatttatcgaccctgaaaggatgaaaagcaaagtcgacctcggcggactttgaactcagaacgtggctgcagacgaaataccgctaagcaatttcgTCCAGCTCGCTGCCCTCAGTACATGAATTTCCATGAGGTTTCCATTTGTTCAGGAGGTTGATGGTCgccctgaacaaggttggtcttcaagcgacaagtgaccattcttaaagtgtggaaaccacttgtaaaattgtgttttgctcatggcagagtccttgtaagctgtttgaagcttGACAACTGTTTCAACCattgttttccccagcagaaaacaggaATTTCGTggaagcacactgttccttcatttcagccatcacaaaaatcgaaAGCAAAGACACACCACATGGCAGCAAGACAACACCCGCCTCCGCCTGTCAGCTGACTGGTACCTAAgtgtcgcatcaagtggcttccaGCAGTAGAACCCTGAACCACAATGGGCTTGTCCCCCCAGAGaacatttctggttacttttgggtaccccatcGTATAAGCAGAGTAAGtgtataacagtgtgtgtgtgtacaaactgtatacattttatttctgAATTACTTCAGTTCTTTAGTAAAATAGGAAACAGGTTCTATATTATAAAGGATTGTGATGGAACTCATggcaaacaaaacacaaaatgttttcatctttattttgtttttttcgatcaagttaatttttttctcactgcataaatattgcaaagtgtcaatatttataaaattatgagATGCATCTACAAAAACGGAGGGAGAAAATGAatagcatcattatcatcgtttaacgtccactttccatgattAATATCATAGATAATCTAATTTTATGTCAATTTGCTTTAAATCAAAATGTGTACTAGTAATGAATGCCTCGTTAGGTTTACGGTTATCATATAAGGTGCATGGACTGTGAAATTTTCCATGCTCCAGGGAACTTCACCTCCACCAGGAAGCTACCAACAGGCTCACAcaacgtacaaatatacacaaacatactcacatatacacagacatctcatgaacacatatatgttcacatacacactttcatgtacacacatacatatacacctgtacGCACATATAGACATTTATCTTATCACAGAcccataaacatttatacattgtTTCTAACAAACGTgtgcgcaggagtgggtgtgtgatacgtagcttgcttaccaaccagatgattccaggttctgtcccactgcgtggcaccttgggcaagtgtcttctacaatagcctcgggtcgagcaagccttgtgagtggatttgatagacagaaactgaaagaagcccatcgtgtgtatgtatgtgtgtgtgtatatatatatatatatatatatatatatNNNNNNNNNNNNNNNNNNNNNNNNNNNNNNNNNNNNNNNNNNNNNNNNNNNNNNNNNNNNNNNNNNNNNNNNNNNNNNNNNNNNNNNNNNNNNNNNNNNNNNNNNNNNNNNNNNNNNNNNNNNNNNNNNNNNNNNNNNNNNNNNNNNNNNNNNNNNNNNNNNNNNNNNNNNNNNNNNNNNNNNNNNNNNNNNNNNNNNNNNNNNNNNNNNNNNNNNNNNNNNNNNNNNNNNNNNNNNNNNNNNNNNNNNNNNNNNNNNNNNNNNNNNNNNNNNNNNNNNNNNNNNNNNNNNNNNNNNNNNNNNNNNNNNNNNNNNNNNNNNNNNNNNNNNNNNNNNNNNNNNNNNNNNNNNNNNNNNNNNNNNNNNNNNNNNNNNNNNNNNNNNNNNNNNNNNNNNNNNNNNNNNNNNNNNNNNNNNNNNNNNNNNNNNNNNNNNNNNNNNNNNNNNNNNNNNNNNNNNNNNNNNNNNNNNNNNNNNNNNNNNNNNNNNNNNNNNNNNNNNNNNNNNNNNNNNNNNNNNNNNNNNNNNNNNNNNNNNNNNNNNNNNNNNNNNNNNNNNNNNNNNNNNNNNNNNNNNNNNNNNNNNNNNNNNNNNNNNNNNNNNNNNNNNNNNNNNNNNNNNNNNNNNNNNNNNNNNNNNNNNNNNNNNNNNNNNNNNNNNNNNNNNNNNNNNNNNNNNNNNNNNNNNNNNNNNNNNNNNNNNNNNNNNNNNNNNNNNNNNNNNNNNNNNNNNNNNNNNNNNNNNNNNNNNNNNNNNNNNNNNNNNNNNNNNNNNNNNNNNNNNNNNNNNNNNNNNNNNNNNNNNNNNNNNNNNNNNNNNNNNNNNNNNNNNNNNNNNNNNNNNNNNNNNNNNNNNNNNNNNNNNNNNNNNNNNNNNNNNNNNNNNNNNNNNNNNNNNNNNNNNNNNNNNNNNNNNNNNNNNNNNNNNNNNNNNNNNtttgcttttttctttttaaatttgctgttttaccctaaccctaaccctatcaccgatagaattgtttcagaatcgtttgtttatgtagtcggcacttaatgtatatcggctgaatggacgtcagtgattggttgaaattacagaaatacgacagctttaacatggaataacttagggatttctgttttttttaagaagactaagagaaaaagatgttttatatgacacattctaccagtgttccaagtttcaatgtgtttcgttaatgaaaaatgtggcccccgttttaaaaaagatccatttattcttttctactctaggcaaaagacccgaaatttagtgggagggggccagttgattagatcgcccccattacgcaactggtacttaaggcaaagtcgaccttggcggaatttgaactcggttaTAATTTATTATGAAGTTACTGATGTACAAAAACAGGAATAACATCATAAACGAAGTATTGCGGGTTAGAAATAAGTGGACATACACCTCAGAATATactgaacatatatttatgttcaaataTTTACGGAATATGTTAAGAgttgatgctggtgtttacgtccccatagcctAGAGGATCGGTAAAAGTGacccaaagaataagtactagggtcgatgtgttcgactaaaggcggtgctcaagcgtggccgcagtcaaatgactggaaaatTACAAGAGAcgtgttgtttataaatattgacAACTCGTTATGTTGACGATAAAATGCgcagtcacacacaaaatgacagcttccaaatcttgtttccAGACCTTAAATCTCTATAAGtcgttaaaaacatttttctggaaaaaaatggaataaCTCCAACaattcagtttgggcaagtgtgttgttgtgccaaattaaaaaaaaaattcggttAACTTTAATTTTTGGAGCCGCTGACAACGAAACAGAAAACATCCATACGCTGCATAAATAGATAGGTTGaccgtaatacatacataaaaacgcagAGAGAAGTGGGGAGGGTATTAGGGTTAATGTCCAAACAAATAACGCTGCTTGTATGTCTGCATTCACAGacatacaaagagaaagataGCGAAAAACGAATGACGGTGGTGGCGGGAGAGATGCGTTCGATTGCAAACCAAAACGGAACTTGTTACAGAGACAAAATAATTAAACTGAGTTTACAATGTA
Coding sequences:
- the LOC128251160 gene encoding zinc finger protein 271-like codes for the protein MQKVTEKSYHCDICQKSFCLKGNLIKHKCVSRGEKPYRCDICGKSFPINSHLAIHKRIHTGERPYHCDICGKSFSLSGNLTVHKRIHTGEKPHPCDICGKSFSDSSHLNTHKLIHTGEKPYHCDVCDKSFSKNGDLTKHIRIHTGEKPYHCDICDKSFSQSSDLTRHKRIHSGDRPYHCDVCGKSFSVSCHLTIHKRVHTGEKPYDCGICGKSFSEASHIAKHKRIHLEDKPYRCDICNKAFSETSDLTKHKRIHTGEKPFNCDVCGKSFSQINTLQTHKHIHSGEKPYHCDTCGKSFSQKNTLGAHKRIHTGEKPYNCDICSKSFSQINTLRTHKHIHSGEKPYSCDICSRSFSYKSQLASHVAIHLGL